Genomic segment of Pochonia chlamydosporia 170 chromosome 1, whole genome shotgun sequence:
CTTCCTATGCACAGCTACAATGTGCACACCCACGTACACGGCTAACTCGAGCAACATGTAGCAATAATAGCGGATGGAAGCGATCCCGACTTCTCACATGGCGATTTCTCCCGTCGACTTCAGCAAATGGGTGTAGTACAACCAAATCCAACATTCTCCCCATCGTCAACAGCCAAAACACACATGCGACAAGAATTGAGCGATACACCAAAGTACGCATTATCTAGTCATAATGCTACGTTGTCGGTCCTTGAAGCCCGTGAATTCCTTCAACAGCAGGCAGATGATGACACCGCCAAGGTTGGTCAGACGAGAAGCCATGGCAGAAGATTTGTGGATATGAGGACGTTGATCGATAGCTTGAGACTGAGAGACCAGGGCGTTCCTTACACGGCAATCGAGGAACGTCTGAAACTCCAGCCGGGCACCCTCGGAAGACTTGGTCGTCGTGGCATTCTTGCGCACCTCTCGAAAGCCTTGTAAATCCTGTCTTTGTTGACATACGCGGATTCGAGACCACAAAATCAGCCACGGGGGGGTGTGAAGACGAAAGTAaactcatcaccaacacgaCTTGGGGCAATGTTCTCATGGACAACATATTCCGCAGCTCACAATTCCTCAGGCACGAGGCCGCCAGAGAGAGGCCGTGAATCACCCAATGCACGTCAGCCTCAGTCGTCATGCCGCTATCACCATATGTTACGCCAACGAGGCGAAACCTCGATATGACACTCATATTGGTaaatttgatgttgaccTCACCGGGCGGTTTAAATGCCGTTACCACCAGTGCAGTCGTCTGGGGGTGCTTTGAGCATGCAAGTCGGAGGAAGTAGCAATATGTTGACACTCTTCCGACACTCCCTCCACTACGAAAGACCAGTGCGTGTCatgatggtgctggcattgttTAGCAGCAACGCAGCAACGGTTTGGTACCCATACCCATGAAGTAAACTATGATATAGCTGGCCATTTCCTGTAAACTTCAGAAGAAAAGTTAAAGCTTCTTACATTATCTAACTACCGCTGGGTTGTTTATATAGCCTCGTTTTCTGCAGTGTTCGATGCAGACAGAACACGCACCGTCATATATAATTGCTagcgaacattgaatgcaaatTGTCAGCCGACCCGGTGTCAGCCAACCTAGCAAGGTCCTCTCTATAGTGTAGTGTATTTAACTATACTTACTAGGTGAGACAGCTACTTTAGAAGCACGTAGACGctggtgtctttgatgatAACGCATTCCAGACGGGTAACCCATTGGTTGATGCTATCTGCCAAGACGAAATTGCATAAGGCGAAGCACTTTCCAGGGACGGGACTCCTCTGATTAGCATGTTCGGATCGTAAACGTATCCTCCGGCGGGAGAGCAGGTTTATGGGCTAGGGCTAAATCGTCAAGTATATGATGCTTACAGGAGACGAGCCACTCGGGGGTTGTCTGAGGTGCAAGGATTCCAAGGTGCTGTGAAGTGCCTCAGTGCTATCTTCTGGTGGGCTCAGTTTGACCTGTCCTAAATCGATGAGCTGGTCCGGTTCTATATCCGTCTTCACGAAATTCCCAGCACGGCCGTGCATATGGTCTTGCGATGCCACAGCCAGTGCTTCATTACCAGATCCACCACTTCATCGGGGCACGGTGATGGTAGTTACGAGGTTATGCATCCGAACTTCTGCGTATGGTGCCATGGTGCACACGACCACAAAGGTCTGTCAAATGAAAAATTACATCAGGTTCAATATATCTGATACTCCATCATCATAAATCCTCGTCTAAATTGCCACAGACAAAGCACCTTTATGGTCTACCCTGTATGCCGAAATGATGTTCGGTTGCTACCTGGTATATAAGATATTGTATTGCGTATCGGCACTTAGATTGCCATGATTCAACCTCCGCCCTTAGTCAATACCAATGGCCGGCCAAAATACCTCGTCAGGATACGGGTATGCCACCTCTTCGCGACAGCGAAGGTGCTGGATGTCCGTGTCCGGCCCTGCATGCGTAACGAGTCCGAAGGTCAGAATGTCATATAATGGGAGGATAAGAAAGGTATGAGGTTAAATGATGGCCACGACTTCACCACGACAGACCGTAGAAGTCCCATCTGAAGCGCCAAATGTTGTACTGCAACGGGCAGCGCTGTACCTCTTTCGCGAACACAGTACACTGGAAATTCGTAGAATGACCAGAACAAGTGGGAGAATACCCAGTCAAAATTCCATCATCTGCCGAAACTAATGGTCTGCATGTACATTCGGTCCTACTTCTCGGTCCACCACATGTACACAAGCGAACACGGGTTCAGCAGTGCAGCCTGTTCCCAGGTGAAAACCAGGACCGGTGGTGGTAACAGGTACTGTCAAGCACGGTATCTTGGCACAGTTAACCATGCCGATCAGCCTACGAATTAGCCGCAACAAtgcccatcatcacattCTCAACGCATGCGTGGATGACGGCAAATGAGGCAACAGTCGCGGTCTTGTGGAAACCCATCAACCTGCGACGTCGCTCTTGATTCATAAAGAGAGCTTATGGGAAGCCCCGATATGCTACATCCCCAATGCGTATTCCAGTGCAGCGCTTGGTGCAAGCCAAACAATATCATGCTGTCTACTGGAATATTCCCTGGAATAGGAGGTTGCCATTACCGACCCGGACTGGCAATGGCGGGATCACCATTGTCACGTCTTCTTTCTCCGCTTGCTGGTCGATGAGTTGGTAGCGGTTGGTATGACGGATGCGTCGGTGGTCGGGTCTGAGGTGGTAGGTGGCTCAGCGTCGCTGCTGAAGCCTTCGAAGACTTCTTCGCTATCTGCATCAGTCGCACCGTGCTCCTTCCCAGGAACCGTAGGCAAGGTACTTGTGGAGGGATCCTCAGTGTCCTCTATGGAGCGTTTTTTCGGCATCTCACCGAGCCGTCCGTCACGGCCAGCAATACCGTTGCTGTCGGAGTTCATCGACGGAGCTGGGGTGAACCAGGGAATTTTACCCCTCATAAAATCGTTCAACATCATTTTAGCGACGCCATCCAAGTCAGGCTCTCCTCCACGAAGAAGGCGGCCGCTTTTCCTGGCAAGGAGCTCGAGAAGCTCAGTCGCATTTGTCCACCCTTTGAGATCATACGTCTTTTCCATGTGATGACGCTTTACCCTATCTACAAGCGCTGATATGTACTGCTCTGGATGCTCTACCTTCTCGACTCGGACGACGCCGCGGAGGACAAGGTCAGTAGGAGTATCAGTGCTTGATGGCGGTACAACGCCCGGGCAATCTATGAGGTATATTCTCTTCATAAGGCTCACATATTGCCAAACCTTAGTCTCACCAGGGATAGGGGCGACAGTGCagaccttcttcttcagaaGAGTATTAATAATAGAAGACTTGCCAGTGTTGGGGCCCCCAATCAAACCAACAGATATCTGTTTCCTGTCGGCATGGAGTGTGGAGAATTGTCGTAATAGCTGAATTAAGGAGCCCTTGCCAAATGAattgttgatgctggcgtGAAAAGCCAATGTTGGATATTCCTTGGATAAGCTTCGAACCCAAGCAGCCTAGTTAGGAATTAGCGCATAAACTTCCCAATAGTGGTAGAAACAAACAGATGTCTACAAGAGGGTATGTATGTGTCGTCACTAAGAAATCTCCAGTTTGTGCTCCGCAGAGGATCATGTAGACTTCAACTCATAGACACATGGACCACCTCATGATAGTGCCAGAACGGCACCCATCATGCCGTCAATATTGAATTGACGGCAGGCGAGAGTGGTATGATTAATATTCCAACACCGTAACAGACAACCTTCGTGAGAGAGAATGAAGGAGTCCTGACAAAGGACATTGGGATTGCACCACTGGTAAGAAGTGGCTCTGGGAAGGCTCTGGGAAGGGAGTTGCCGTCtgggtggcggcggcgggtgTTCAGTACGGGACTTACGGCAACGCTGGTTGGGACAAGATCACACTTGTTCAACACAAAAATTAAATGTTTGTGTGGCGCCTCTTCCTTGAGATATTTCTCAATGCTCCGGCATCGGGTTCCGACGGGATCGCGAGCATCCAGGACATGGATAACGACGTCAGAGGAATCGATAACTTTGTAGAGCTCATTCCAGATACGCTTACTCTGGCCCTTGTCGAAAACTGGCTCAATAGCCATGGTCACTTGGCgctcctcttcatcttgtccagacAGCCCGCTGAGAAGTCTGGCCTGCTCCAAACGATCCTGGTACGAGTCCATACTCTTCTCCGTATCCCCAGCCAGATCCGTTAGGCTGCTAACATTGAGTTTAACTCTTTTGCGCTGCGCCCTTGGCCCAAATACTTCAGCAAAAGGCGAGGTTTCGACGGTCATCTTCGCCTTATGCTGTTTGATCCCATTAGTGTCCTGACCATCTCGAATTAAACTCATAGGAAGTTTGTTCGACTTGAGGAGGACTTGGTAAGGATCTTTTGCCTTCTCAGCCATAGCATCCCGGAACGCATTGAGCGTGTCCTGTGACACAACTCGGGTATTTGTGAACCATTTTCGATTCGGCTCGATTCGAGCATCTGGGACGTCCCGAGATTGGTAAGAGGCGGCCTTGGTTATCTTGCCTTCGGCATTTCTCTGCGCCTTCCCCTCCTTATACATGTTCAAGGTCTTGACCTTCTTCGCATTGCTTACGCGAGACAGTTAATTGGTATGCTCGACACGGTGTTGGGGAGTAGTACATACCGATAAAAGTTTTCGCCCTTGACGCGCACATTTGCGAGGCCATCCCCTGTTTTGCCCTGGCGGACTCGCCGGTTGGCCTCTTTCTTTCCCGTACCCATGGTGACCAAAGCCCTTCTGGTTGGGAAAAGatcagttgatgttgaagtagAAACGAACTGGCcggattttttttttttgggatGAGCCCAATTTAAACCTGATTCGCTGCCTGCCCCACCTCCTCATATCTACCCGCAGCAAACCTTGGTAACCAAGCGCAGGGCATTGTTCAGACTGCTTAGGCTGGCTTCGGAAGGAAATAATCCGCGTCCAGGCAATGGCACCAGCATTTTTCCAAAGCCCGTGTCTCCAGCTCCTGTTGTGGAAGCTCCCAAATTCTTCACCTCAACAGATCACCACGATTTTAGCAGAAATCATGTCCTTTAGCGCCCCCGGGCCGTGTTTTCGTGCCCAAGCACAGCGAATGCTCTCAATTTCGCGCATGAgtttctcatcttcctcagCTCGGCCCAATCGTGTACCGCCCGAGTCACCATCGTACATTCGTCTACCTACCCCCCCACAGTCCGACGAGGCCAGACCTCGTCGAGTCCGTGGCCATCTCCCAATACCACGTGAAATATTTCCTCGCGTGGAAGGCAATAGGAAAACTCAACCAGAATATTTGCACAAGACAGCGCCGCGCTCGACAAAGTCTGCTCGCGAAGCAACCACGGCAGCCCAACAATGGAAAAAAGCAATGGCAGAGAGCAGACGTACTAATCTGAAGGAAGGTATAGATGCCCTCTGGATCCGACGGCAAGATATGGATAAATCCCGAGACGAACGTGTGAGCCGCAGGTTTTACAAACACAACAAAGCCAGCGCGGCTCCAGAAAGGGAGGACGACAGATTCACTAGACCTACTGTGTTGGATGCCATTATGGATACGAAGGTGTATCCTGATCCGGCTCGATTTGCTCGTGCCGATAGGAGCCGCACAAGGGTACTTGCAAGAGAGACGGAGAAAAGAGAGGCTCGGAGGGATGCCCTTATGGAACTTTATACAAGCGCCTCACAGTTCATTGTTCATGAGAATGAGCTGAAGGCGAAGATCGACGAAGTCTTTGCGGAGGATTACTTCCAGAAACGGAGTCAAGAGATCCATCGACATGGGATGACTGAGAATATGTGGGGTTCCTATGGCAAACCACCGtccattgccaacatgatggaGACTGCCACTGGGGGCTCGACAAAGGTCATGGAGGCTGACCAAACGGAATCTGACCGCTCAGTaaagagacaaaagagaATAGCAGAGGATTTGACTGGGGGCAGGATGGTCTAGTTGTCTCGTGCTTTGTATATTGTATGTAGTATCTGCCGTGTTCCTAAACTAGCTGTAATAATAGGTCTCTTCTAAGCCACTGCATTTCGAGACTCGAAATACCGTGACCAATCAAAATGATTCTATATAGGAGCCCACCGCCGGTCATATGCCGTGTGCTAGTCGAATACAAGTACCGGCGCTGAAGCAAATGCATCGCTGCGTTGAATGTCGCCTTCGTGGAGTATGTACCGATTCGAGTGTCCAGCGAAACCTGGAAAGAGACAATACTGTGGCTACAACACATGAAAAGTCGTCGCTTCTATCGTTTCTCCACCAGAAGGAAGTGCATCGCAATGTATGCCATGACGATAAAGGTTATGGCAAAAACGCCCAAATTGCGAACGTCCGACCACAAAGCACCATTATCGAAGCCGAAGGAGCTCAAAATTGCGGCACCAGGTACTGTGATGTCGAGGCCATATTTCTTGTCAACAAGTGTGAGCTCAACCACTTCGTTCACTATGAGTGACTCAAAACCATAGTGAAAGATTGATAATGTCTGGAGCCATAGGGCTCCGGGGGGTGTTGCGTCGTGATTAAGTAAAAATCCTGCAAACAGAAGGCTGAAAAGCATAATCAAGCTACCGATCAAGTTGGCAACTCCGCCGTTTTTGCATAGAATGCCGACGAATAGGCAGATGGCAGCGGCAGCCAAATTAAACAGGACTAGAACCAACAAAAATCTGAAGAAATGAGCTGAGTCGGGAACTAGCCCAGTCATTGGATAAATAATTGACCCCATTAAAATTGGTGGAACAATTCTCAACGGAATTATGTCAAATAAGACTTTGGCCGCAAAGTAGGTAATTGGCGAATAGTACCCGTTTGCTCGCTCACGTAGGAACAGAAGACGCTCCGTTGAAAAGACATTTAAGCTCGTAAGAGTGCTGAATCCGAAtagagcaagaagaaagaaaaagagacCTAGCCGGTTCTGAAAGCCTGGGATATCATCTGTTAGACCGTAGAAGAGGTATCCtgagaagacggcgaggatTATGGCAATTGCGTAATGGGTAAGCATGAGCATCGGATCTCGATAGAGATTTTTCCACGTTCTTTGAGAAAGAATGATAAACTGTCCCACGTAACCGACACGGGCATATCCACGCCCTATGACACCAATACCAAGGCTGGGTCTATCATCAATATAGCCATTGGCATTTGAGCCATTGGTCTCAGCTGCGATCGTCACAGCCTGGCGTATTTCTTGATGAGTCGTTTGCGCTATTTTGGACCGAGAAAATGCTTGCGTCATGAGATCAAGATCAGTGACCgagtttgctgttgctgccggGGGTAGATCGTGAGGATCGTCTCGAGTTTGTGAAAGCAGCGCGTTTGTGGGATTTAACTGAAGCTTATAATTGCCTGCCTCCTCCCCACCAGCGTCAGAGGATGCCGTGGTGTCTGCTGTTTGCTTACGTCGAGTAAATAGCTCGCGTTCTTGCCGTTGGCGAATTGAGTCTCGTCGAAAGTTTCTGGGTCTAGGAGATGGTGACAGTTCTCCGACGCTGTCTTCACCTGTGCTATTCCCCGAAATACTTGCTATTGATTTCACTGCCTTTGTGCTGCTGGGACCGACACTAGCCGCATCTACTGCAACACCCCCGTCATCGGCCGAGACGCTTCGACCAGCATGCATCGTGAGGTCAACAAGGTAGTCGGCGATGTTGAAACCTTGTGGGCATTCGTATCCTATGGAGTCAAAATACGGCTGGCATTCGGCAAATGGGCCAGAATAAACTGCTTTGCCCTGTGCCAACAAAATAAGGCGGTCGAACAGGGCCACAATATTAGACCGAGGTTGGTGGATCGTGAATATGACCGTTCTTTGATAACTCTTCGCAAGGGTAACAAGACATTCGACAACGTTGTACGCGTTAAAGGCATCCAATCCGCTGGTAGGCTCATCAAGAAAGAGAATAGAGGGACTGGTGACCAGCTCACAGGCTATACCAACCCGGCGCTTCTCACCACCAGATATACCACGCCCTTTGCCCTCCTCGGACCCAATCAGCGAATCGCGAATATGGTAAATGCCCAGTTCTTTTTCTACCTCGAATACTCTTTGCTCCTTCACCGCGCGACTCATATCACGGGGCAATCGCAGAAGAGCGCTGTTAAGAATTGTCTCGTGAACAGTGAGTGTTGGGAGCATTGTGTCCTCCTGGTCAACAAACCCAACAACCTTTTTGTACTCTGAGCTGCCGACGTTCTCACCATTCACGTAGAAAGTGCCTTCTACCGAGCCGCGCTTGTTTTTACGAGCAAGAATATCCAGAAAGGTTGTCTTTCCCGCCCCAGAAGCGCCCATGATTGCCGTCACCTCACCTGGATGACAAACACCCTGGATACCACCCAGGATACCCTTGCCACCTAATTGATATGAGACATTCTCAAAATACAGAGTAGCGGGTTTATGCTCAGCCATGAGTTTGGTTGCTTCATCGTCGGAGTCCTCCAGGCGAATCGCACCATACCTCAACTTTCGGCGTGAGAGAACCCAGGTCATGATAATGACAGCCACAACAAATAGTGCACAAATAGCGATGACTCCAGCAATAAGAGGCGTATTGATTTGCTTCACCGGCCTTCTGTACCCTGGAACCTGGGTCTCATGCAAGCATTCTCCGGCCTGACAATCAAGCAGGATGCTAGAGTCACCAATCAGGCTGCGAATAAGTTTGTCCATCTCTGGCTCTTTAAAGGCGCAGTCGTGAGCACCACCATTCTGTTGGGTGCACTGGAAGCCCCCAGGGCCGCGAATTGCCTGGTCGAGAAAGTCGCTTAAATCTATTGAGCCATCCTTGCCGCACAACATGCGTTCTGAGATGCAACTGCAGCGTATCTTGTCGCATTTGTAGGACGTGGTGTTTTTGGTTTCACCAAACTCGGCACTGGAGTCGCAATCGCTCAAGTGGCAATAAAACGATTCCACAGCATCGACCCAGACTGTAAAGTAGCGGATTAGTTTTTGCTAGTAGATAACACTTAGGAACCGGCCAATAAGGCCCTTTGTTTGGGGCAGATGAGATCCAAGACGTACACTGGAAGTCACAGgttttttcttctttctgacAGGAAAAGGTGACCTCGGGTCGTTGTTCGCCGAGAAGATCCGTGATCTTCCTGTTAGTCACCTTGCAAAGTTGGTGGTTTTGATGTATGACCTCGCCGTTCTGATAGCAGACACCTCCTTTCCCGGTTTCTACCATCGCGTTGCAAGCTCTATTGTCTGTGCAGACATTACAATTGATCCCGGTCCACCCTTCGTCGCAATCGCACGTTTCCCCAGAGCGCATTTGTCGATCTCGACCCTTTGCTAGGGAACCACAAACTAAATAAACATATTCATTAGCGTATGATCAGGCGCCTCAAGATGAATACAGAGATCTAGGCGGTAAAAGTAGCACCTACGTGGTTGAAGGCAATCGTCGCCACCGAAGCCTGCCGGACAGTCACACTTCCCATTGAACTCGTTGCAGCCAGCATACTGAGCACAGACGTGGGATGGAAGAAGacagttgaagctgcggGTAGTTAGAATTAGAGACATTGCCATAGCATCGGTGGAACTTACCAAGGAGGACAGTTAGGAGGCCTGTCATCCATCAAGGCGAGTTTAGACCGCAGTATGTCAATATCTTGATATGAGGAGTTCCTGAAGGCTAGTACTGCTGAGGGAAGATAAACCATAGCCCCAAGAGCCAAGCTTCTCCATAGCGACggagccatggctgccagaACAAACATGCAAAAGGGTTGCGGGCGCAGGAATTACAAGACGAAGGCCGCTCGTGGTGTTTGGTCGTCGAAGGCCAAGGTGACAACTTGGGGACCTTGACGTCGTCACTGGCAGTGGGTCTGGCCAAGTTAAGGCAACAAACAGGCAGCACGTTTCACAGCTGGGGACCAATGTTGTGGACTAGCGGCAATGAGAACGTCAAGTGATCTTGGGACCCCCAATAATCACAGAACCATGCAATGTCACCACTCCTATGTACGGAGCATGGAGAATTCAGTCCTGGGACTTTCGACCCACACTGACAGAAGAACGGAGAAGGCCACTACGCTGTGACAGTTACCACACTCTACCCCTGCATCCAGGCCATCGGGATTGAATGGGGAAAGGGGACATGTCGAGATGTGGCAACCTTGGACGACTTGGGAACAATGTGAGGGACATATACGGCTCACTGCGCCATGCGCCTGGATAGAGTGGGAAGTGATAAGTATTTGGCTAATCAAAGACGTAGCAGCATGCGGCGTAACGTGCACTTCAATTGTTAACTTTGAAGTGAGTGATGAATATCCTTATATTTCACTTTGCACACATGGCCGACCTACGGACTGTATCTATGATGTTGAGTTGCTGGACTTCACCATCAGGGGTAAAGGCAAGGGCTTCTGAGAAATTTGCAACATCTTACGCTCAAAAGCAGAACGTTGACATTCAAATTGGCCCTGGCCCTGCCTCACAAGCCGGTTCATTGCCTGACACATGGTTAGCCGGATTTTGGGCTTTTGTTCAATCAAGCCTGAGACGGAGAGAATCAGCCCTGTGTTGGCCAGCGCGGCAGTATGTGCCAGTCTTTACTACCGATACTATTCCAGCGGTGGACAATATTTCCTCAGCCAAAAACATCTCGCCTTTTAGCTTGAAAATTATGTGGGATGCGTCCATGGTCTTGGTAAATTTCTCCATGTAGGTGCCACATGATCAGCATGTCACTATGTGTGGAGATGCTTGGCGGATTTCAGCACCATAACCTGCCCTCTTAACCTCAGGTGAAAGGCGCGCCTTTTTCTGGAGCGGGAACAAACATCCCAGAAAACCACGGCCTTTACCTTTCAATAATTTGGACCCTAATCAGAGCTTGGGCATGCCATTTTAACGTACTACTTTGGATAGATGTGGATTAGCATCTAAACCACGTTCGTCTCATTGCAGACTGATCCCGACAACATCACTTGATTATTCCGCCTTGTTTTTGCGAACTGGGATTCCTGGTTCCAATTCAACCCTACTGCTTTCGGATATACCTCCTGGTGTGTCATAATGGTACAATTCGAACGCTTTGAGGTGGAacaatggatggatgagtACGAGACCACGCCGAACGTATTAAATGTTGCGGAAACATGCTGCTCCTCAATTTCGATAGATGACCTATCTGGTCTTtctgacgacaaggagaagcccgCACAAGTTCCGACATCTCACAGGCTTACCTACGGGTCGATTCGGGGATCACTAGCCTTGAGGCAGAAAGTCGCGCAACTTTGTGGTGATGCCAATCGGCATGAGCTGAATGCGGATAATGTCATTATCACGCAGGGTGCGATAAACGCCAACTTCCTCGTTTTGTATAGTCTGCTCGGACCAGGGGACCATGTGGTGTGCGTTTATCCAACATATCAACAGCTGTATTCCGTTCCAGCTAGCCTCGGGGCCGACGTGTCCTTATGGAAGCTACGATCAAACTCACGCTATATTCCTGATGTCGGCGAGCTGCGTATGCTAATAAGGCACAACACGAAGGTTCGCGGCAAGCATTTGTTCCCGCCATCTCATATAAACGCAATCCGCTAAATCCTATTACCTAGATGATCATCATCAATAACCCGAATAACCCAACTGGGGCAGTAATTCCCACCGTGGCATTGGAGGGCATTGCGGAACTAGCACGGGAGAAGAACATTATTCTGCTATCGGACGAAGTATACCGACCTTTGTTTCACGATGGGCATAGGGGTCCCAActcacctcctccagctACCGCCTTGGACTACGAGAGAATCATTGTTACTGGGTCCATGTCGAAGGCATTTGCTCTGGCAGGAATACGGATTGGCTGGGCCGCCTCCAGGGACCAAACTATAATGCAGACTCTTGCCGCTGCTCGAGACTACACAACCATCAGCGTTTCTCAACTAGACGATTACATTGCCAGCTATGCACTGTCGCTGCCGGTCAAAGACCGCCTACTACAGCGTAATATTGCACTGGCGTCGAGAAACCTTTCCATATTAAAGGAATTTATCGACAATCATAGTGATATTTGCTCTTGGGAACAACCCTTTGCAGGAACCACAGCTTTCATTCAGTTTTGGGCTCACGGCCGACCAGTCGATGATGTATCATTTTGCAAAGATCTCTTAAAACAAACTCAGGTTCTGTTTTGCCCCGGTTCGCTGTGCTTCGGTGGTGGCAAAGACTTTGCTGGGTTTGTTCGAGTCGGATACGTTTGTGAGACCGCTGTGCTCCAGGAAGCATTGAAGAAACTAGACAAGTATGTAAGAGATGGCTGGTGGAGTAAAGAGATAGCCACAGTTCGTGATTAACTTGTACATCGGTCATTGGACGTGGTACAAGTGGCAATGGTATCAGCGTTGTCTTCGCTGAATTGAGTGCATGAAAAGAGCTGGAGTCGGGCCGGCAAGCGGTAAAACGGCATAGAACGAAGAAAGAGCCACCGCGAATAAATCCATCCTACTGCTCATACAATTCCGTTTGGAGTCGCACTACTGTTTTGAAATACAGTAGGGTCTTGCTGACTCAACAGTTGGCACTGGTCAGGACCAGGTTTGGTGGGTGGAGTTCCAACTAACGTGGATCAAAAGAGGCTTGGCCTGGAACTCAAGCAAGCCCACCTCACTAGCCAGTTGATGACGACGCTTCCGGCACTTGACTTCCCGAACGACGAAGGCTTCATGGCCGGTCTCGCCGGCCGGGTCGATGTCGCTAAAGATCTTCGAGCGGATTCCTTTCCGGATTGTAATCTTGTTCCAGAGTCCTCGTAGACAGGAGCCTCTTAGAGAACGCGTTGATCCCCCTCGTTGCTCTCATTTCAAACTGGCgtgttggcgatgaagaaTTCTAAAGTCCTATGTCTTAGTGCCGTCCCGACGGCCACGCTCATAGCCACCGTAATTGGACAGGTGGTACAATGGGATATTCAGAAAACCCAGCAAGCAAACCTTTATCGTCGCTCTGGACCGACACTTCAATCAGATGTATCTAATGAGAAAACTCAAGGCGGATATTTTGCGACTGTTCAGATTGGAACGCCTGGCCAAAAGCTTTCCCTACAGCTCGATACTGGAAGCAGCGATGTTTGGGTACCTTCTAACGAAGCCGAGGTCTGCTTGGACAAATCCCGAGGCGGATGTCCTCTGGGCTCTTGTAAGTCACATTTGAGAGGAGACAAGAACATGTTTTTGCATTAATGATACGCTGACTGGCAACCGCTACTAGTTAACCCTAGACAATCTAGTACTTTCGACATCATCGTACGAAACGGTTTCGACATATCCTACCAGGATAATAGTTCCTCAAAAGGCGACTACTTTGCTGACAAGTTCGAGCTCGGCCCATCATCGATAGATAATTTTACTATGGGTCTGGGAAAGAACACGGATGTGCCCTTTGGCTTGATT
This window contains:
- a CDS encoding nucleolar GTP-binding protein 2 (similar to Aspergillus terreus NIH2624 XP_001214500.1), which gives rise to MGTGKKEANRRVRQGKTGDGLANVRVKGENFYRNAKKVKTLNMYKEGKAQRNAEGKITKAASYQSRDVPDARIEPNRKWFTNTRVVSQDTLNAFRDAMAEKAKDPYQVLLKSNKLPMSLIRDGQDTNGIKQHKAKMTVETSPFAEVFGPRAQRKRVKLNVSSLTDLAGDTEKSMDSYQDRLEQARLLSGLSGQDEEERQVTMAIEPVFDKGQSKRIWNELYKVIDSSDVVIHVLDARDPVGTRCRSIEKYLKEEAPHKHLIFVLNKCDLVPTSVAAAWVRSLSKEYPTLAFHASINNSFGKGSLIQLLRQFSTLHADRKQISVGLIGGPNTGKSSIINTLLKKKVCTVAPIPGETKVWQYVSLMKRIYLIDCPGVVPPSSTDTPTDLVLRGVVRVEKVEHPEQYISALVDRVKRHHMEKTYDLKGWTNATELLELLARKSGRLLRGGEPDLDGVAKMMLNDFMRGKIPWFTPAPSMNSDSNGIAGRDGRLGEMPKKRSIEDTEDPSTSTLPTVPGKEHGATDADSEEVFEGFSSDAEPPTTSDPTTDASVIPTATNSSTSKRRKKT
- a CDS encoding ATP-dependent permease ADP1 (similar to Saccharomyces cerevisiae S288c NP_009937.2); this encodes MAPSLWRSLALGAMVYLPSAVLAFRNSSYQDIDILRSKLALMDDRPPNCPPCFNCLLPSHVCAQYAGCNEFNGKCDCPAGFGGDDCLQPLCGSLAKGRDRQMRSGETCDCDEGWTGINCNVCTDNRACNAMVETGKGGVCYQNGEVIHQNHQLCKVTNRKITDLLGEQRPEVTFSCQKEEKTCDFQFWVDAVESFYCHLSDCDSSAEFGETKNTTSYKCDKIRCSCISERMLCGKDGSIDLSDFLDQAIRGPGGFQCTQQNGGAHDCAFKEPEMDKLIRSLIGDSSILLDCQAGECLHETQVPGYRRPVKQINTPLIAGVIAICALFVVAVIIMTWVLSRRKLRYGAIRLEDSDDEATKLMAEHKPATLYFENVSYQLGGKGILGGIQGVCHPGEVTAIMGASGAGKTTFLDILARKNKRGSVEGTFYVNGENVGSSEYKKVVGFVDQEDTMLPTLTVHETILNSALLRLPRDMSRAVKEQRVFEVEKELGIYHIRDSLIGSEEGKGRGISGGEKRRVGIACELVTSPSILFLDEPTSGLDAFNAYNVVECLVTLAKSYQRTVIFTIHQPRSNIVALFDRLILLAQGKAVYSGPFAECQPYFDSIGYECPQGFNIADYLVDLTMHAGRSVSADDGGVAVDAASVGPSSTKAVKSIASISGNSTGEDSVGELSPSPRPRNFRRDSIRQRQERELFTRRKQTADTTASSDAGGEEAGNYKLQLNPTNALLSQTRDDPHDLPPAATANSVTDLDLMTQAFSRSKIAQTTHQEIRQAVTIAAETNGSNANGYIDDRPSLGIGVIGRGYARVGYVGQFIILSQRTWKNLYRDPMLMLTHYAIAIILAVFSGYLFYGLTDDIPGFQNRLGLFFFLLALFGFSTLTSLNVFSTERLLFLRERANGYYSPITYFAAKVLFDIIPLRIVPPILMGSIIYPMTGLVPDSAHFFRFLLVLVLFNLAAAAICLFVGILCKNGGVANLIGSLIMLFSLLFAGFLLNHDATPPGALWLQTLSIFHYGFESLIVNEVVELTLVDKKYGLDITVPGAAILSSFGFDNGALWSDVRNLGVFAITFIVMAYIAMHFLLVEKR